Proteins from one Corynebacterium testudinoris genomic window:
- a CDS encoding potassium channel family protein: MPGRIRDKFSGDAELSKMPDHTLLGIINIPGEIAASPWLLIGRRILYALALLFVVAGIVYVDRGGYSESLTFIDAFYYSAVSLSTTGYGDITPVTQSARLINIIIITPIRIAFVILLVGTTLSVLTENSRKTLQIQRWRRTVRNHTIVIGYGTKGRSAVSALLADGVPAAQIVVIDTDKASLARAEQQGLVTVSGNGTKAEVLKIAGVTRARAVVVAPNSDDTAVLVTLSVREIAPSAMIVASVRESENQHLLEQSGADSVVISSETAGRLLGLATVTPTVVEMMEDLLSPDEGFSVAERPVGEDEVGANPRHLADIVLGLVRSGELYRIDSPEAETVEPGDRLLYIRRVTGEDVKRP; this comes from the coding sequence ATGCCGGGACGGATACGGGACAAGTTCAGCGGCGACGCTGAGCTGAGCAAGATGCCCGACCACACCTTGTTGGGCATTATCAATATTCCCGGCGAGATCGCGGCGAGCCCCTGGCTGCTCATCGGTCGGCGCATTCTCTACGCCCTCGCGTTGCTATTCGTGGTGGCCGGTATCGTCTACGTCGATCGCGGGGGCTATTCCGAAAGCCTCACCTTCATCGATGCCTTCTATTATTCGGCGGTGTCGCTGTCCACCACCGGCTATGGCGACATCACGCCCGTGACGCAGTCGGCCCGGCTGATCAACATCATCATCATCACCCCGATCCGCATCGCCTTCGTTATCCTCCTGGTCGGCACGACGCTGTCCGTGCTCACGGAGAATTCCCGCAAGACGCTGCAGATCCAACGTTGGAGGAGAACCGTGCGTAACCACACCATCGTCATTGGCTACGGCACGAAAGGCCGCTCCGCCGTGTCTGCCCTGCTGGCTGACGGTGTTCCCGCCGCCCAGATCGTCGTCATCGACACCGACAAGGCGTCCTTGGCCCGCGCCGAGCAGCAGGGCCTGGTCACCGTGTCCGGCAATGGCACGAAGGCCGAGGTGCTCAAGATCGCTGGCGTCACCCGCGCCCGGGCGGTCGTCGTTGCGCCGAACTCCGATGACACGGCCGTGCTGGTCACCCTGTCGGTCCGGGAGATTGCCCCGTCGGCGATGATTGTTGCCAGCGTGCGCGAATCCGAAAATCAGCACTTGCTGGAGCAGTCCGGCGCCGATTCGGTGGTGATTTCCTCCGAGACCGCCGGCCGGCTCCTGGGCCTGGCTACCGTGACGCCGACCGTGGTGGAAATGATGGAGGACCTGCTCAGCCCCGACGAGGGATTCTCCGTCGCGGAGCGCCCCGTCGGTGAGGATGAGGTGGGCGCGAATCCCCGCCACCTCGCGGACATTGTCCTCGGTCTGGTTCGTTCCGGCGAGCTCTACCGCATTGATTCTCCCGAGGCTGAGACCGTGGAGCCGGGCGATCGCCTGCTCTATATCCGCCGCGTGACCGGGGAGGACGTGAAGCGTCCGTGA
- a CDS encoding NAD(+) diphosphatase: MRDYLPVDPSGHVPVNAADRPVRLSTSPSPSGPAVHLGGGRWAVRVADVSPFGESVRDARFFGYDREVSRAIALLRHRDGYWFDPADGSRLTFDADGIRAVGESGRQVFPRVDPAVIGMVHLAGAERILLGRNATRGSYFSLIAGYVDAGENLEEALSREVWEEVGRRVSDVTYWGSQPWAISGSLMVGFTAVTSDRDPVGDTDGEIVETRWVSRDQLADLPLAPPGSIAHAMITDWRNS; encoded by the coding sequence GTGAGGGACTACCTTCCCGTTGACCCATCCGGGCACGTCCCCGTCAATGCTGCCGACCGTCCCGTTCGCTTATCGACGTCGCCTTCTCCCTCCGGCCCGGCCGTCCACCTAGGCGGTGGGCGGTGGGCCGTCCGCGTTGCGGACGTGTCGCCGTTCGGGGAGTCGGTGCGTGACGCCCGGTTCTTCGGCTACGACCGGGAGGTCTCCCGGGCGATCGCTCTGTTGCGCCACCGCGACGGCTACTGGTTCGATCCCGCAGACGGCAGTCGGCTGACCTTTGATGCAGACGGTATCCGCGCCGTCGGGGAATCCGGGCGGCAGGTGTTTCCGCGCGTCGACCCGGCCGTGATCGGCATGGTGCACCTCGCGGGCGCCGAGCGGATTCTGCTGGGCCGCAACGCCACCCGGGGCAGCTACTTCTCGCTCATCGCCGGGTACGTCGACGCCGGAGAAAACCTCGAGGAAGCGTTGAGCCGCGAAGTGTGGGAGGAAGTCGGTCGCCGCGTCTCGGATGTGACGTATTGGGGGAGCCAGCCCTGGGCGATCAGCGGCTCGCTCATGGTGGGCTTCACGGCGGTGACCTCCGACCGCGATCCGGTGGGCGACACCGATGGCGAGATCGTGGAAACCCGCTGGGTATCCCGCGATCAGCTTGCCGATCTGCCCCTGGCCCCTCCGGGGTCGATTGCCCACGCGATGATCACCGATTGGAGGAACTCATGA
- a CDS encoding ATP-dependent DNA helicase UvrD2, with amino-acid sequence MINLQDLDDDQRVAATAPRGPVCILAGAGTGKTRTITYRIAHLIDQGFVSPNRVLAVTFTSRAAGEMRHRLSLMGIGGVQARTFHAAARRQLSYFWPQVAGSLPWRLLDNKFPLVGRAARSVGVESSKENVRDLLSEIEWAKATLISADQYVEFTANSDRTPPVPAEKVAEVYRRYEASKSTEEGILLDFDDLLLHVAAALENAPGVAEEFREQYRTFVVDEYQDVTPLQQRVLQAWLGERDDLTVVGDANQTIYSFTGATPSYLLDFSRTYDNATVVKLQRDYRSTPQVTGMANTVISKATGRVAGTRLELEGMRAPGPQPTYNAYDDEPTEAREVAGQILNLLNQGVPASEIAVLYRINAQSQAFEQALADAGIVYQVRGGEGFFNRNEIRQAISELVRAAQRTDLPDDPVAVSRAALAPLGLTPTEPEGAQARERWQSLQALVDLIEEIVRATPDLDLTGVLGALRQRADAKHPPTVEGVTLASLHAAKGLEWDAVFLVGLVDNTLPISHAIKAGEHQIEEERRLFYVGITRAREHLHLSWALARQEGGRKSRTRTRFLDGIVPELDIEKIPARTVRPKRCRVCGQPLDTPAERVLGRHDDCPSGADEAVFDTLRAWRSEVARENNVPAYLIFSDATLMAVAEAAPRDEPELLDVPGIGPVKAERFGADLLSLLDSFR; translated from the coding sequence ATGATCAACCTGCAGGACTTGGATGATGACCAACGAGTTGCCGCCACCGCCCCCCGCGGTCCCGTGTGTATCCTCGCCGGTGCCGGGACGGGCAAGACCCGCACCATTACTTATCGCATCGCCCACCTTATTGACCAGGGTTTTGTTAGCCCCAACCGGGTCCTGGCGGTGACGTTTACTTCCCGGGCCGCGGGGGAGATGCGCCACCGCCTCAGCCTCATGGGCATCGGCGGCGTCCAAGCACGCACCTTCCACGCCGCCGCCCGCCGGCAACTGTCCTACTTCTGGCCCCAGGTCGCTGGGTCTTTGCCGTGGCGGCTGTTGGATAACAAGTTCCCCTTGGTCGGTCGGGCGGCACGGTCAGTCGGCGTCGAGTCCTCTAAGGAAAACGTCCGCGACCTGCTCAGTGAGATCGAGTGGGCGAAAGCCACCCTCATCAGCGCTGATCAGTATGTGGAGTTCACGGCCAACTCCGATCGCACCCCGCCGGTGCCAGCGGAGAAGGTCGCCGAGGTCTATCGGCGCTACGAGGCGTCCAAATCGACCGAGGAGGGAATCCTCCTCGACTTCGATGATCTCCTTTTGCACGTCGCCGCCGCCTTAGAAAATGCCCCCGGCGTGGCTGAGGAGTTCCGTGAGCAGTACCGAACCTTCGTCGTCGACGAATATCAGGACGTCACCCCCTTGCAGCAGCGCGTGTTGCAAGCGTGGCTGGGGGAGCGCGATGACCTCACCGTCGTCGGGGACGCCAACCAGACCATCTATTCCTTCACCGGGGCAACGCCCAGTTATCTGCTGGACTTTTCACGGACCTATGACAACGCGACCGTCGTCAAGCTGCAGCGGGACTACCGGTCCACCCCGCAGGTGACGGGAATGGCCAACACCGTCATTTCGAAGGCCACCGGGCGGGTGGCCGGCACGCGCCTGGAATTGGAGGGCATGCGGGCGCCGGGGCCACAGCCCACGTACAACGCCTACGACGACGAACCGACCGAGGCCCGCGAGGTCGCCGGGCAGATCCTCAACCTGCTCAACCAGGGCGTGCCCGCGAGCGAGATCGCCGTTCTCTACCGCATCAACGCGCAATCCCAAGCCTTCGAGCAAGCGCTCGCCGATGCCGGGATTGTCTATCAGGTGCGCGGTGGCGAGGGCTTTTTCAACCGCAATGAGATCCGCCAAGCCATCAGCGAGCTCGTCCGCGCAGCCCAGCGCACCGACCTGCCCGACGACCCGGTGGCCGTCTCCCGCGCCGCCCTCGCTCCCTTGGGGCTGACGCCAACCGAACCGGAAGGTGCCCAAGCCCGCGAGCGGTGGCAATCGCTCCAGGCACTCGTCGACCTCATCGAAGAGATCGTCCGCGCGACCCCCGACCTCGACCTCACGGGCGTGCTCGGGGCTCTGCGCCAACGCGCCGACGCCAAGCACCCACCGACCGTGGAGGGCGTCACCCTGGCGAGCCTGCACGCGGCCAAGGGCCTGGAATGGGATGCGGTGTTCCTCGTCGGCCTGGTGGACAACACCTTGCCCATCAGCCACGCCATCAAAGCCGGCGAGCACCAGATCGAAGAGGAACGCCGCCTGTTCTACGTCGGCATCACCCGTGCGCGGGAACACCTCCACCTGTCGTGGGCGCTGGCGCGGCAGGAAGGTGGGCGCAAATCCCGCACCCGCACCCGCTTCCTCGACGGGATTGTGCCCGAGTTGGACATCGAGAAGATTCCCGCGCGCACCGTGCGACCGAAACGGTGCCGGGTCTGCGGCCAACCGCTGGATACCCCAGCGGAGAGGGTCCTGGGCCGCCACGACGACTGTCCTTCGGGGGCCGATGAGGCGGTGTTTGACACATTGCGCGCCTGGCGCTCCGAGGTGGCCCGGGAGAACAATGTCCCCGCCTACCTCATCTTCTCCGACGCCACCCTCATGGCCGTCGCCGAGGCAGCGCCGCGGGATGAACCGGAGCTGCTTGATGTCCCCGGCATCGGCCCCGTCAAGGCCGAAAGATTCGGCGCGGACCTGCTCTCCCTGCTGGATTCCTTCCGCTAA
- a CDS encoding M48 metallopeptidase family protein produces MPREFAEIEVIRSARRTRTVQARQVGEKIIVRIPARMSAAEEKKAVASIVERLRRKTTSSRTSDEDLHARAMALNEDILAGQAQVGSIRWVSNQQRRWGSCTPSTGDIRISDRLKDVPDYVLDAVLVHELTHTFIPGHGPEFWVWADKAPKAERAKGYLEAYQRLTGTA; encoded by the coding sequence ATGCCCAGAGAGTTCGCCGAGATCGAAGTCATCCGCTCCGCCCGACGCACCCGCACGGTCCAGGCACGCCAGGTGGGGGAGAAGATCATCGTGCGCATTCCCGCCCGCATGAGCGCCGCCGAGGAGAAGAAAGCGGTGGCCAGCATCGTCGAGCGGCTGCGGCGCAAGACCACGAGTTCGCGGACCTCGGATGAGGACCTCCATGCCCGGGCCATGGCACTCAACGAGGACATCCTGGCGGGCCAAGCGCAGGTCGGATCGATACGTTGGGTGTCTAACCAACAACGACGCTGGGGATCATGCACCCCCTCCACCGGGGACATCCGCATCAGCGACCGCCTCAAAGACGTCCCCGACTACGTGCTCGATGCCGTCCTCGTCCACGAATTAACCCACACCTTCATCCCCGGCCATGGGCCGGAGTTTTGGGTGTGGGCGGATAAGGCGCCCAAGGCCGAGCGGGCCAAGGGTTACCTCGAGGCGTACCAGCGGCTAACGGGGACGGCTTAA
- a CDS encoding zinc-dependent metalloprotease → MNTGGFGFNFGNSNDDDDDEKRRREQNPFEAFGFGTPGDPSSSGQGAGGLGDMLNQFGQMLSGMGSTMNSPENSDPVNYKLAERIARQQIGAQSPVRDQDANAVQEAVRLADLWLDNSTDLPASGGRVLAWNSEDWLTQTLPMWKRLVTPVAEHMNEAQIESLPEQAREMAGPMLQVMNSLSGMNFGMQLGNALGDLASQALTGSDFGLPVAPTDVTALLPANISSAAKDLDIKPQEVIVYVAARESARQRLYRHVPWLVERIVASVEEYAAGLVIDTSHIEEATRELNIETGDPAALHDAMQRLQGMDLSPRISSRNAAAASRLETLLALVEGWVEYVVTEALAERMPATVPMTEAWRRRRASGGSAEQAFAKIVGIELNAPKITEAVELWRRVDVAVGQQRRDKIWEHPDFMPLAEHLDNSAEFIDGLLDEGGDDSFDEEFAKLEEMLRGEADKDDTEDKDS, encoded by the coding sequence ATGAATACAGGCGGATTTGGCTTTAATTTTGGTAATTCCAACGACGACGATGACGATGAGAAGCGGCGCCGCGAGCAAAACCCCTTCGAGGCTTTCGGGTTTGGCACCCCTGGTGACCCCAGTAGTTCGGGGCAGGGTGCTGGCGGCCTGGGCGACATGCTCAACCAGTTCGGCCAGATGCTCTCAGGCATGGGGTCCACGATGAACTCTCCCGAGAACTCGGATCCGGTAAATTACAAGCTCGCCGAGCGCATCGCCCGGCAGCAGATCGGCGCGCAGTCTCCGGTTCGGGACCAGGATGCTAACGCCGTGCAGGAAGCTGTGCGGCTGGCTGACTTGTGGCTGGATAACTCCACGGACCTCCCCGCGTCGGGTGGTCGCGTCCTGGCGTGGAACTCAGAGGATTGGCTCACCCAGACGCTGCCGATGTGGAAGCGCCTGGTCACCCCGGTCGCGGAGCACATGAATGAGGCGCAGATTGAGTCCCTGCCGGAGCAGGCCCGCGAGATGGCTGGCCCAATGTTGCAGGTGATGAATTCGCTCTCCGGCATGAACTTTGGCATGCAGCTGGGCAACGCCCTCGGCGATCTAGCCTCCCAGGCACTTACTGGCTCGGACTTTGGTTTGCCCGTCGCCCCGACGGATGTCACGGCGCTGCTGCCGGCGAATATTTCTTCCGCGGCGAAGGATCTAGATATCAAACCCCAAGAGGTGATCGTCTACGTTGCGGCCCGCGAATCGGCCCGGCAGCGTTTGTACCGCCACGTGCCGTGGTTGGTGGAGCGGATCGTCGCCTCCGTCGAGGAATACGCAGCTGGCCTGGTCATTGATACCTCCCACATCGAGGAAGCCACCCGCGAGCTCAACATTGAGACCGGCGATCCGGCGGCCCTCCACGATGCCATGCAGCGCCTGCAGGGCATGGACTTGTCCCCCCGCATCTCTTCCCGCAACGCGGCAGCGGCCTCCCGGCTGGAGACTCTCCTCGCGCTCGTCGAAGGCTGGGTGGAGTACGTGGTCACTGAGGCGCTGGCGGAGCGCATGCCGGCGACGGTGCCAATGACGGAAGCTTGGCGCCGTCGCCGGGCGTCCGGTGGTTCGGCCGAGCAGGCCTTTGCCAAGATCGTCGGCATCGAGCTCAACGCCCCGAAGATCACCGAGGCCGTGGAGCTGTGGCGCCGCGTCGACGTCGCCGTGGGTCAACAGCGCCGCGACAAGATCTGGGAGCACCCGGATTTCATGCCGCTGGCCGAGCACCTGGACAACTCCGCCGAGTTCATCGACGGCCTGCTCGATGAGGGCGGCGACGATAGCTTTGATGAGGAGTTTGCCAAGCTGGAGGAGATGCTCCGCGGTGAGGCCGACAAGGACGATACCGAAGATAAGGACTCTTAA
- a CDS encoding YlbL family protein, giving the protein MNRPPRRLRTLAWGSIPVLALFALVSLDHVPGTEISLTVPYAAEGPGPIFDTLGDVEGVPVVEIDGAGEPVDDTAGQLQMTTVSVRTNMTLSQAIGRWLTTDDTLVPIEQIFPPDLSQEEVEQSNRQAFSSSEASATVAAMNHLGRPVQVVVADIVEDSAAEDVLESGDVIVGVDGQPVDRPGQVQDQVRAKKPGDSVDLALVRDGQPENVTVTLGENPRDAAVPMLGILMNSEPTDGIDVSYNLQDVGGPSAGMIFSLAVIDKLSPGELNGGRHVAGTGTISEDGTVGPIGGIVHKVQAAEADGAELFLAPAVNCSEAVSRDHGDMVIAKVSTLDDAIAAMSDFAAGRDVATCS; this is encoded by the coding sequence GTGAACCGTCCTCCTCGTCGCCTCCGCACCCTCGCCTGGGGATCCATTCCGGTGCTCGCTCTCTTCGCGCTCGTCTCCCTGGATCACGTCCCCGGCACTGAGATCTCGTTGACCGTGCCCTACGCGGCGGAAGGTCCGGGTCCGATCTTTGACACGCTTGGCGATGTCGAGGGGGTCCCCGTCGTCGAGATCGATGGCGCAGGGGAGCCGGTCGACGATACCGCCGGTCAGCTGCAGATGACTACGGTGTCCGTGCGTACCAATATGACCTTGTCTCAAGCGATTGGCCGCTGGCTGACCACGGACGACACCCTCGTGCCCATCGAGCAGATCTTCCCGCCCGACTTGTCCCAGGAAGAGGTGGAGCAGTCGAACCGGCAGGCGTTTAGCTCCTCGGAGGCGTCCGCCACGGTGGCGGCGATGAATCACCTCGGCCGCCCCGTGCAGGTAGTGGTGGCCGACATCGTGGAAGACTCCGCAGCCGAAGATGTCCTGGAAAGCGGGGATGTCATCGTGGGAGTGGATGGCCAACCCGTCGATCGCCCTGGACAGGTGCAGGACCAGGTGCGAGCGAAGAAGCCGGGCGACTCGGTGGACCTGGCGTTGGTGCGCGATGGTCAGCCGGAGAACGTCACGGTGACGCTGGGGGAAAATCCCCGCGACGCTGCCGTGCCCATGCTCGGCATCCTCATGAACTCCGAACCGACCGATGGCATTGACGTCTCTTACAACCTTCAGGACGTCGGCGGCCCAAGCGCCGGAATGATCTTCTCCCTGGCGGTCATTGACAAGCTGTCCCCCGGCGAGCTCAACGGTGGACGCCACGTCGCTGGCACCGGCACCATCTCCGAGGATGGGACAGTGGGTCCCATTGGCGGCATCGTGCATAAAGTACAGGCCGCTGAGGCCGATGGTGCCGAGCTATTTTTGGCCCCCGCCGTCAATTGCTCCGAGGCTGTCAGCCGCGACCACGGGGACATGGTCATTGCCAAGGTGTCCACCCTGGACGACGCCATCGCCGCCATGTCGGACTTCGCCGCTGGGCGCGACGTCGCTACCTGTTCTTAG
- a CDS encoding PPA1309 family protein produces MSAPDSATPALNAAMLEAVEFVHAEGWDAPPTLFALVPTALLADQLADPDEASPLTLVVQDLPSHILPGSDELGDYLSRLAWPTEVEGVILAQEITFRDTADADEDSEVAPRPARLYSGVLRAEGVELTLLQMRPTEEELAEGDPFAEDRINLRGGPGVAPGVLLALRYGLEQDPEAVD; encoded by the coding sequence ATGAGTGCACCCGATTCCGCCACTCCGGCTCTCAACGCCGCGATGCTAGAGGCCGTCGAGTTCGTGCATGCAGAAGGTTGGGATGCCCCGCCGACGCTGTTCGCGCTGGTCCCCACAGCGCTGCTGGCCGACCAATTAGCCGACCCCGATGAGGCGTCTCCGCTGACCCTGGTGGTGCAGGATCTGCCGTCCCACATCCTCCCCGGCTCCGACGAACTGGGGGACTACCTCTCCCGTTTGGCCTGGCCGACTGAGGTGGAAGGGGTAATCCTGGCCCAGGAGATCACGTTCCGGGACACCGCCGATGCCGATGAGGACAGTGAGGTGGCTCCCCGCCCCGCGCGCCTCTACTCCGGTGTCCTGCGCGCCGAAGGAGTGGAGCTGACGCTGCTGCAAATGCGGCCCACCGAGGAAGAATTAGCGGAGGGCGATCCCTTCGCGGAGGACCGAATAAATCTCCGCGGCGGCCCGGGCGTCGCCCCGGGAGTGCTCCTGGCATTGCGATATGGCCTTGAGCAGGACCCGGAAGCAGTCGACTAG
- a CDS encoding UPF0182 family protein, which produces MATGLSQPSPSLSRPPKVLTWTIGIVGLLFILAPMAVGFYTDWLWFGEVDFRGVFTKVIVVRIILFFVFALIAGFITWLAGYFTWRNRPDSLEHMDLNSPVHQYRRALDKSVRALLIGIPVVIALLAGFIGQGSWRTVMMFLNGESFGIDDPQFGLDLGFYAFSLPALRLIVETLSMLIVVAFLVALIGHYLLGSIKIGNQAMGVKGNIARPALVQLSVTAGIWMLLQVVSYWLDRYDLLFLRQDTFTGAGYTDIHAVLPAKIILMIIAVFVAIAFFSAIVLKDLRIPALAVVLMLLSSFAIGFAWPQLMERFSVLPNRAAKEAEYISRNIEATRQAYGLTDDDVTYLDNWGSTEVSDEAVAADVATISNIRLLDPEILSPTFTQMEQLRNFYGFPEHLSVDRYEVDGEMRDFVVAARELNPNSLRENQQDWINRHTVYTHGNGFIAAQANTVDEAARDAGSTRGGFPVFTVSDLQTNAAREEAESAEELGIKVDQPRIYFGPVIASGTGNADYAIVGDSGQGAVEYDTDTSTFTYDGSGGVGIGNLFNRTAFALRYQEMNFLLSDRVGGDSKVIFERDPRSRVEKVAPWLTTDSKTYPAVIDGRVKWIVDGYTTLSGLPYSQQTSLTETTTDALNPQGTNQRLISDNVGYIRNSVKATVDAYDGTVELYEFDTEDPVLKAWQGIFPDTVKSESEITPELREHLRYPEDLFKVQRELLARYHVDDPGVFFTNDAFWSVPEDPTAAENSRALNQPPYYVVAADPETQRSSFQLITPFRGLNRQFLAAHMAVSSDPETYGRITVRVLPTNTQKQGPKQAQDALESSDQVARDRALWQDTNDLHFGNLLTLPVGGGEILYAEPIYSQRKDQESAFPKLLRMLVSYKGRVGYAPTIAEALSQVGIDPSAAQDIEVVDGGSGSTPTPPTTEEGSTPDSTPTTTPTPPASGTGAEGEAIARINQALSDVEKARTGTNEEYGRALDKLDEAVKNYQSLTAGQ; this is translated from the coding sequence TTGGCCACCGGCCTCTCACAACCCTCCCCGTCCCTGAGCCGACCGCCAAAGGTCTTGACTTGGACCATCGGCATCGTTGGACTTTTGTTCATCCTTGCTCCCATGGCCGTCGGCTTCTACACCGACTGGCTTTGGTTCGGCGAAGTCGATTTCCGAGGGGTGTTCACCAAGGTCATCGTGGTGCGCATCATCCTCTTCTTCGTGTTCGCTCTCATCGCGGGCTTTATCACCTGGCTGGCTGGCTACTTCACGTGGCGCAATCGGCCCGACAGCCTCGAGCACATGGATCTCAACTCGCCGGTTCATCAGTACCGCCGTGCCTTAGATAAGTCCGTTCGCGCGCTGCTCATCGGCATTCCAGTCGTCATTGCTTTGCTGGCCGGCTTCATCGGTCAGGGCTCCTGGCGCACGGTGATGATGTTCCTCAACGGTGAATCCTTCGGCATAGACGATCCGCAGTTCGGCCTCGACCTAGGCTTCTACGCCTTCTCCCTGCCGGCGCTTCGCCTGATCGTCGAAACGCTGTCGATGCTCATCGTCGTCGCCTTCCTCGTGGCGCTCATCGGGCACTACCTCCTCGGCAGCATCAAGATCGGCAACCAAGCCATGGGCGTCAAGGGCAACATCGCTCGCCCCGCCCTCGTGCAACTGTCCGTCACCGCGGGCATCTGGATGCTGCTGCAGGTCGTGTCCTACTGGCTTGATCGCTACGATCTCCTCTTCCTCCGCCAGGACACTTTCACCGGCGCCGGTTACACGGATATTCATGCCGTCCTGCCCGCCAAGATCATCCTCATGATCATCGCCGTGTTCGTCGCGATCGCTTTCTTCTCCGCCATCGTGCTCAAGGACCTGCGCATCCCGGCCCTGGCCGTCGTGCTTATGCTCCTGTCTTCCTTCGCCATCGGTTTCGCATGGCCGCAGCTGATGGAACGCTTCTCTGTCCTGCCGAACCGCGCAGCCAAAGAAGCCGAATACATCTCCCGCAACATCGAGGCGACCCGACAGGCCTACGGCCTCACCGATGACGACGTGACCTACCTGGATAACTGGGGTTCTACTGAAGTCAGCGACGAAGCCGTCGCCGCGGACGTGGCTACGATCTCCAACATCCGTCTCCTGGACCCGGAGATCCTGTCGCCCACCTTCACCCAGATGGAGCAGCTGCGTAACTTCTACGGCTTCCCGGAGCACCTCTCGGTGGACCGCTACGAAGTTGACGGCGAGATGCGCGACTTCGTCGTCGCAGCCCGCGAGCTCAACCCCAACTCCCTGCGTGAAAACCAGCAGGACTGGATCAACCGCCACACGGTGTACACCCACGGCAATGGCTTCATCGCCGCCCAGGCCAACACCGTCGACGAGGCTGCCCGTGATGCCGGATCCACCCGTGGTGGCTTCCCCGTCTTCACTGTCTCTGACCTGCAGACCAACGCGGCACGCGAAGAAGCCGAAAGCGCCGAGGAACTGGGCATCAAGGTCGACCAGCCCCGTATCTACTTCGGTCCCGTCATCGCGTCCGGCACCGGCAACGCTGACTACGCCATCGTCGGCGATAGCGGGCAGGGCGCCGTGGAGTATGACACCGACACCAGCACCTTCACCTACGACGGCTCCGGCGGCGTCGGAATCGGCAACCTGTTCAACCGCACCGCCTTCGCGCTGCGCTACCAGGAGATGAACTTCCTCCTCTCGGATCGTGTTGGCGGCGACTCGAAGGTGATCTTCGAGCGCGACCCGCGCTCCCGCGTGGAAAAGGTCGCCCCGTGGCTGACCACCGACTCCAAGACCTACCCCGCGGTGATTGATGGCCGCGTGAAGTGGATCGTCGACGGCTACACCACGCTGAGCGGCCTCCCGTACTCCCAGCAGACCTCCCTCACGGAGACCACCACCGACGCCCTCAACCCGCAGGGCACCAACCAGCGTTTGATCTCTGACAACGTTGGCTACATCCGCAATTCCGTTAAGGCAACGGTTGATGCCTACGACGGCACCGTCGAGCTCTACGAATTCGACACCGAAGATCCGGTTCTTAAGGCGTGGCAGGGAATCTTCCCGGACACCGTCAAATCTGAAAGCGAGATCACCCCGGAGCTGAGGGAGCACCTGCGCTACCCGGAGGACCTGTTCAAGGTCCAGCGAGAACTACTCGCCCGCTACCACGTCGACGATCCCGGAGTCTTCTTCACCAACGACGCCTTCTGGTCCGTACCGGAAGACCCGACTGCGGCCGAAAACAGCCGGGCTCTTAACCAGCCCCCGTACTACGTCGTCGCAGCTGATCCTGAAACCCAGCGTTCCAGCTTCCAGCTGATCACGCCCTTCCGTGGCCTTAACCGCCAGTTCCTGGCCGCGCACATGGCTGTGAGCTCCGATCCGGAGACCTACGGTCGCATCACCGTCCGCGTGCTGCCGACCAACACCCAAAAGCAGGGTCCGAAGCAGGCCCAGGACGCCCTGGAGTCCTCCGACCAGGTCGCTCGTGACCGCGCCCTCTGGCAGGACACGAATGACCTGCACTTCGGCAACCTGCTGACCCTGCCGGTCGGTGGGGGAGAGATCCTCTACGCGGAGCCGATCTACTCGCAGCGCAAGGATCAAGAGTCCGCCTTCCCGAAGCTCCTGCGCATGCTCGTCTCCTACAAGGGCCGCGTGGGATACGCACCGACCATCGCCGAGGCACTGTCTCAGGTGGGCATCGACCCGAGCGCAGCTCAAGACATTGAGGTAGTCGACGGAGGCTCCGGCAGCACTCCGACCCCACCGACCACGGAAGAGGGCTCCACGCCCGACAGCACGCCGACGACCACCCCGACCCCGCCAGCCAGCGGAACGGGCGCCGAGGGCGAGGCAATCGCCAGGATCAACCAGGCCCTCAGCGACGTCGAAAAGGCCCGCACCGGAACCAACGAGGAATACGGTCGAGCTTTGGACAAGTTGGACGAAGCAGTGAAGAACTACCAGTCCCTCACCGCAGGGCAATAA